A single region of the candidate division KSB1 bacterium genome encodes:
- the ribD gene encoding bifunctional diaminohydroxyphosphoribosylaminopyrimidine deaminase/5-amino-6-(5-phosphoribosylamino)uracil reductase RibD, whose protein sequence is MGLKVIGIDREDSPVIEHKKILNEGDYLKRAIRLARRGMGHVSPNPMVGCVIVNNDAIVGEGYHRYFGGPHAEVEALQAAGEAAAGATLYVNLEPCCHYGKTPPCTDAIIRAGIKRVVVGMIDPNPLVNQRGIEILRQHGIEVTSGVEEEACRELNRCFIKYIVAGLPYVTMKIAQSLDGRIATATGHSQWITSYPARVLAHRLRAEHDAVIVGIGTVLADDPQLTVRFVKGTNPWRIVLDDQLRIPLSSRLLTGELAARTIVATTSQDEMRKKAVEATGAQVWTISPNQSNRVSIPELLKKMASAHISSALIEGGSQVNTAFLKAGMVDRIIIAIAPKIIGAGIEAIGDLGIERVDRCIELTNIRLKAVGPDYVVTADLLYPNPQ, encoded by the coding sequence TTGGGATTGAAAGTAATTGGGATTGATCGGGAGGATTCGCCGGTTATCGAACATAAAAAAATATTAAATGAAGGTGACTATCTCAAGCGAGCGATTCGGCTTGCACGACGCGGGATGGGACACGTGAGCCCCAATCCCATGGTGGGCTGTGTGATCGTGAATAACGATGCGATTGTGGGCGAGGGATATCATCGATATTTTGGCGGGCCCCATGCGGAGGTGGAGGCGCTCCAGGCTGCTGGTGAAGCGGCAGCCGGGGCAACGCTCTATGTCAATCTGGAGCCGTGTTGTCATTATGGCAAGACGCCTCCTTGTACCGATGCCATTATTCGGGCCGGCATCAAGCGCGTGGTGGTAGGGATGATCGATCCCAATCCGCTCGTGAATCAGCGGGGCATTGAAATTTTAAGGCAGCATGGAATCGAAGTGACCAGTGGGGTGGAGGAGGAAGCGTGCCGCGAGTTGAATCGGTGCTTTATTAAATATATTGTGGCTGGGCTCCCGTATGTCACGATGAAGATCGCTCAATCGTTAGATGGTCGCATCGCCACGGCGACGGGTCATTCGCAGTGGATCACCTCTTATCCAGCGCGGGTGCTGGCCCATCGCTTGCGCGCCGAGCACGATGCCGTGATTGTTGGCATCGGAACCGTGCTGGCTGACGACCCTCAATTGACGGTTCGTTTTGTGAAAGGAACGAATCCGTGGCGGATCGTTTTAGACGATCAACTCCGGATCCCGTTAAGCAGCCGATTGCTGACGGGCGAATTGGCAGCAAGGACAATAGTCGCAACCACCTCACAGGATGAGATGCGCAAAAAGGCTGTCGAAGCCACTGGGGCTCAGGTCTGGACAATTTCGCCGAATCAAAGCAATCGGGTTTCGATTCCAGAATTGCTGAAAAAAATGGCAAGCGCCCATATCAGCTCTGCATTGATCGAAGGTGGCTCACAAGTCAACACAGCGTTTCTGAAAGCCGGCATGGTCGATCGAATCATCATCGCGATAGCTCCCAAGATTATCGGAGCTGGTATCGAGGCGATTGGTGATCTGGGAATTGAGAGGGTGGATCGCTGTATTGAACTGACCAATATCCGACTCAAAGCTGTCGGGCCAGATTATGTGGTGACAGCCGATCTGCTTTATCCTAATCCACAATGA
- a CDS encoding riboflavin synthase, whose amino-acid sequence MFTGIIEEIGLVESNVMQSGAMRFQIRAERVLSDLAVDQSIAVNGVCLTVVAVGDSYFEADVVAETLARSTLAQLQRHDRVNLERALRLQDRLGGHLVQGHVDGLGTIQRLRFSPGGGELTISIPSELERYTIEKGSIAIDGVSLTIAKKSGALISIAVIPHTWNQTILQFKKSGDQVNIEVDCLAKYIEQLIWRPGETNITMEWLKQQGF is encoded by the coding sequence ATGTTTACCGGGATCATCGAAGAAATTGGGCTGGTAGAGTCCAACGTGATGCAATCTGGGGCAATGCGGTTTCAGATTCGTGCGGAACGAGTGCTGAGCGATCTGGCCGTGGACCAGAGTATTGCGGTCAACGGGGTATGTCTGACGGTTGTTGCAGTTGGGGACAGCTATTTTGAAGCTGATGTTGTAGCCGAAACATTAGCTCGATCGACCTTAGCGCAATTGCAGCGCCATGATCGTGTAAACTTAGAGCGAGCGTTGCGATTGCAGGATCGCTTAGGTGGACATCTGGTGCAAGGCCACGTCGATGGCCTCGGCACCATTCAGAGGCTTCGCTTTTCCCCAGGAGGTGGAGAATTAACCATTTCGATCCCTTCAGAACTGGAGCGATACACCATTGAGAAAGGCTCTATTGCGATTGATGGGGTGAGCTTAACCATCGCCAAAAAGAGTGGGGCGCTCATTTCGATTGCTGTCATCCCCCATACATGGAATCAAACGATATTACAATTTAAAAAAAGTGGTGACCAAGTGAATATCGAGGTCGATTGCTTGGCAAAATATATTGAGCAGTTGATCTGGCGACCTGGCGAAACAAATATCACCATGGAATGGTTAAAACAACAAGGTTTTTAG
- the ribE gene encoding 6,7-dimethyl-8-ribityllumazine synthase: MPKILQGKFVGKGKRFGIVVSRFNEFISSKLLEGALDCLQRHEVDMDQVDIAWVPGSFEIPLTALRMASSNKYDAVVCLGAVIRGATPHFEYIAAEVTKGIAQVNLQTGVPTIYGVITADTLEQAIERAGTKAGNKGWDAAMSAMEMANLFENL, from the coding sequence ATGCCAAAGATTTTGCAGGGAAAATTTGTCGGAAAAGGGAAAAGGTTTGGGATCGTGGTCAGCCGTTTCAACGAGTTCATTTCATCTAAATTGCTAGAGGGAGCACTGGATTGTCTCCAGCGCCATGAAGTGGATATGGATCAGGTGGACATTGCCTGGGTGCCTGGTTCGTTTGAAATCCCTTTGACTGCGCTGCGCATGGCGAGCAGCAACAAATACGATGCGGTCGTATGTCTCGGAGCCGTGATTCGGGGCGCGACGCCCCATTTTGAATATATCGCTGCAGAGGTGACCAAAGGTATTGCGCAGGTCAACCTCCAAACCGGTGTGCCCACGATTTACGGAGTGATCACTGCTGATACTCTGGAACAAGCTATTGAGCGGGCTGGCACTAAGGCGGGAAACAAGGGTTGGGATGCCGCAATGTCCGCCATGGAAATGGCCAATCTGTTTGAGAACCTGTAA
- a CDS encoding YjbH domain-containing protein, translated as MLILAFPMPSRSGISLSGTSGLIQIPTAEVIEDQQVAIGFGYVDRHAAYLATHLFHNYPFFIVLGYLPRLEFSAGVTFVPGQQSYDGTNTYKDGVISLQYLVLKEHGQLPAIAIGVRDIYSFILLNTSYMVISKTIVNQPQSCWRLHIGYGSDLINRHLGVPKQDRDLPVGHTIVGLFGGLEISWKNWLIYLVEYDSQKINAGFRFLFSQHLNFMLVRMDMEYWSANLNWTFRL; from the coding sequence ATGCTAATCTTGGCGTTTCCAATGCCCAGCCGCTCTGGTATTTCGCTTTCTGGGACCAGCGGTCTGATCCAAATCCCCACAGCGGAGGTGATTGAGGATCAACAGGTGGCAATCGGCTTCGGTTATGTCGATCGTCATGCAGCGTACCTCGCCACCCATCTTTTTCATAATTATCCTTTTTTCATCGTCCTCGGCTATCTCCCCAGATTGGAATTTAGCGCTGGCGTGACATTCGTGCCTGGTCAACAAAGCTATGATGGTACCAATACCTACAAAGATGGCGTGATCAGCTTGCAATATCTTGTGCTCAAAGAGCATGGCCAGCTTCCAGCAATTGCCATCGGCGTACGGGACATTTATAGCTTTATTTTGCTTAATACCAGCTATATGGTTATCAGCAAAACCATTGTCAACCAGCCTCAAAGCTGCTGGCGGTTGCATATCGGTTACGGCTCTGATCTAATCAATCGCCACCTCGGCGTGCCAAAGCAAGATCGCGATCTACCAGTGGGACATACTATCGTCGGTCTCTTTGGGGGGCTGGAAATCAGTTGGAAAAATTGGCTGATTTATTTGGTTGAATATGATTCTCAAAAAATAAACGCTGGATTTCGATTCTTATTTTCCCAGCATTTGAATTTCATGTTAGTGCGAATGGATATGGAATATTGGAGCGCGAACCTCAATTGGACATTTCGCCTATGA
- a CDS encoding DUF362 domain-containing protein: MSAKVYFMPATAKDPVDLMHRKLMQLYEAAQLRSCFSARDMVAIKIHFGEEGNSTHVAAEYLPPLIAAIRQSQAEPFLTETCVLYRSQRANAVSHVRLAEQHGFGMRQLGVPIIIADGLRGNSEIEVKIPGKLFSKVAIAAEALMANAMLVISHVTGHMASGLGAAIKNLGMGLASRKGKLRQHSSMKPRIEITRCTGCGECILWCPETAITMNGNVAVINEKICIGCGECLTVCRFDAVKYNWKTSSESLQRKMAEHALGAVIHKKDKVAYLNFLINITKDCDCLTGKQPSIVRDIGVLASRDPVAIDKASLDLIAQYAGKSLAALSYPHIDPTVQLQHGQEIGLGSMDYELISLDAPTEP; encoded by the coding sequence GTGAGTGCAAAAGTATATTTCATGCCGGCCACGGCAAAAGATCCGGTGGATTTGATGCATCGAAAATTGATGCAATTGTACGAGGCGGCACAATTGAGAAGCTGTTTTTCAGCAAGGGACATGGTGGCGATAAAAATTCATTTCGGAGAAGAGGGCAATAGCACCCATGTGGCAGCTGAATATTTGCCGCCATTAATTGCGGCGATCCGGCAAAGCCAGGCGGAGCCATTTTTGACCGAGACGTGCGTGTTGTATCGGAGTCAACGCGCAAATGCGGTGAGCCATGTGCGCTTGGCCGAACAACATGGCTTTGGCATGCGGCAATTGGGTGTTCCAATTATCATCGCCGATGGGTTGCGCGGTAATAGCGAGATTGAGGTCAAGATCCCTGGAAAATTGTTCAGCAAAGTTGCCATTGCCGCCGAGGCGTTGATGGCCAATGCGATGTTGGTCATTAGCCATGTGACAGGGCATATGGCTTCGGGATTGGGTGCGGCGATCAAAAATTTGGGCATGGGGTTAGCCAGCCGCAAGGGTAAGCTGCGGCAACATTCCTCAATGAAACCGCGCATCGAGATTACGCGCTGCACGGGGTGTGGCGAGTGTATCCTTTGGTGTCCTGAAACGGCCATCACGATGAACGGGAATGTGGCCGTTATCAATGAAAAAATTTGCATCGGCTGCGGTGAATGCCTTACTGTCTGTCGTTTCGACGCCGTAAAATATAATTGGAAGACATCCAGTGAAAGCTTGCAGCGAAAGATGGCCGAACACGCCCTGGGGGCAGTGATTCATAAAAAGGATAAAGTGGCCTATTTGAACTTTTTGATCAATATCACCAAAGATTGTGATTGTCTCACTGGAAAGCAGCCTTCAATAGTGCGAGATATCGGAGTGTTGGCGAGTCGAGACCCTGTAGCGATCGACAAAGCCAGCCTGGATCTGATCGCCCAATATGCTGGCAAAAGCTTGGCCGCCCTCTCTTATCCTCATATCGATCCTACCGTACAATTGCAGCACGGTCAGGAGATCGGGCTAGGCTCGATGGATTATGAGCTCATTTCGCTCGATGCCCCGACAGAACCATAG
- a CDS encoding SPOR domain-containing protein has protein sequence MAKNIIKQVRWWLLAIVIWAGAWAQDEFVQFTYYDQLTWSPDGKQLAFRCILLDESQPERFKIHILVKDLALDRLVCLNPQPEQLVVAQDKKQLIFSSSFGLYLMSLKPLSPPVQIYFRDPTSKWYFQEFGFLKKDNGIYIDRFEPGTGQTMRHYFSLPTGQIAAAGSSWVEPIAKERIRSSTFNLREAAMSTSEPRAMKLKKATLQFVSRAEPGGYDLVLQPSGLRAQAATVLLKNVRPRLLSTNPRQSDAILSVLSSTGNLTFHYAMSSGKFSAIDSSRYYALAWLDEDRYLCITDQGLMLRSLDRSLDQKLNDWPMPSWCHSISLALPQYELQVGFEPDRPAAEKIAARLAKLGYFARIKYFQDEKKSGYRIRLGGFSTKIEAQQFASQLKRHGFKYWIVPIDDWYDYFNAEHAGEHRRYDESTEAIIEYKFDRYLRSRIVLKRPGQPARVIVDEMNNIPDRGNW, from the coding sequence ATGGCAAAAAACATCATTAAGCAGGTGCGATGGTGGTTGTTAGCTATTGTCATCTGGGCTGGGGCATGGGCTCAGGATGAATTTGTTCAGTTTACTTATTATGATCAACTGACATGGTCGCCAGATGGAAAACAATTGGCGTTTCGATGCATTTTATTGGATGAGTCTCAGCCAGAGCGGTTCAAAATCCACATTCTGGTCAAGGATTTGGCATTAGATCGTTTGGTCTGTCTTAATCCGCAACCAGAGCAGTTGGTCGTAGCGCAAGATAAAAAACAATTGATCTTCTCCAGCAGTTTTGGCCTGTACCTCATGTCGTTGAAGCCTCTTTCTCCCCCTGTCCAGATCTACTTTCGCGATCCAACATCGAAATGGTATTTTCAGGAATTCGGATTTCTCAAGAAAGATAATGGGATTTACATCGATCGTTTCGAGCCAGGAACTGGGCAGACGATGCGACATTATTTTTCGTTACCGACCGGACAAATTGCCGCGGCTGGATCGTCTTGGGTCGAGCCGATCGCGAAAGAAAGGATCCGCAGTAGCACTTTTAATTTGAGAGAGGCGGCCATGTCAACCAGCGAACCCAGAGCAATGAAATTAAAAAAAGCGACACTTCAATTTGTCAGTCGCGCCGAGCCAGGAGGATATGATCTCGTCCTGCAACCCTCGGGTCTGCGTGCCCAAGCGGCCACGGTTTTGCTTAAGAATGTACGACCGCGATTGCTCAGCACCAATCCCCGGCAAAGCGACGCAATCCTTTCCGTGCTTTCTTCAACCGGAAATCTGACGTTCCATTATGCAATGAGTTCTGGGAAGTTTTCTGCCATTGATAGCAGCCGCTATTATGCACTGGCATGGTTGGATGAGGATCGCTACTTGTGCATAACAGATCAGGGGCTAATGCTGCGCAGCCTTGATCGCTCATTGGATCAGAAATTGAACGATTGGCCAATGCCGTCATGGTGTCATTCGATCTCATTGGCATTGCCCCAATATGAGCTACAAGTCGGTTTTGAACCAGATCGGCCCGCTGCGGAGAAGATCGCAGCGCGATTGGCGAAATTGGGCTATTTTGCCCGAATAAAGTATTTTCAGGATGAGAAAAAGTCAGGATATCGAATACGGTTAGGCGGCTTTTCGACGAAAATCGAAGCACAACAATTTGCCTCTCAGCTCAAACGCCATGGGTTCAAATATTGGATCGTGCCAATTGACGATTGGTACGATTATTTTAACGCTGAACACGCTGGAGAGCATCGTCGCTATGATGAATCAACCGAAGCGATCATCGAGTACAAATTCGATCGCTATTTGCGGAGCCGAATCGTGCTCAAAAGACCAGGCCAACCAGCTCGTGTGATCGTTGATGAGATGAATAACATTCCTGATCGTGGCAATTGGTAA
- a CDS encoding bifunctional 3,4-dihydroxy-2-butanone-4-phosphate synthase/GTP cyclohydrolase II — protein MYKFNLIEDAIEDFREGKILIVVDDEDRENEGDFIMAATKVTPEKINFMATYGRGLICVAMTEERLEELELHPMVSRITALHGTKFTVSVDAVKNTTTGISAHDRAQTIKVLIDPYTKPSDLARPGHVFPIKAEKGGVLSRAGHTEAVVDLARLAGLYPAGVLCEIMDDDGSMARVPKLMKLARKHDLKIITIRDLIEYRRRTEKLVERKATAKLPTKYGNFILHLYKSSVDEHHHLALVKGDVATDEPVIVRVHSQCLTGDIFGSLRCDCGEQLEKAMRIIEQEGRGVLLYMRQEGRGIGLANKVMAYQLQDNGRDTVEANEELGFKADLRDYGIGAQILADLGIKRIRLLTNNPKKIVGLKGYGLEVVERIPIEIKPNEVNARYLQTKRDKLGHLILNGPVVEK, from the coding sequence ATGTATAAATTCAATCTGATAGAGGATGCCATTGAGGATTTTCGTGAGGGGAAGATCCTCATCGTAGTGGACGATGAAGATCGCGAGAATGAAGGCGATTTTATCATGGCGGCGACCAAAGTGACCCCGGAGAAGATCAATTTTATGGCGACTTATGGACGGGGGCTGATCTGTGTGGCGATGACCGAGGAGCGATTGGAGGAGCTGGAGTTGCATCCGATGGTGTCGCGCATTACGGCGCTGCATGGGACAAAATTTACGGTATCGGTCGATGCGGTGAAAAACACCACCACAGGGATTTCCGCGCACGATCGAGCGCAAACCATCAAAGTGCTGATTGATCCTTACACCAAACCGAGCGATCTGGCACGGCCTGGGCATGTTTTTCCCATTAAGGCCGAGAAAGGGGGCGTACTCAGCCGTGCCGGACATACGGAAGCGGTGGTTGATCTGGCGCGACTGGCTGGCCTGTATCCGGCTGGCGTGTTGTGCGAGATCATGGATGACGATGGCTCGATGGCTCGGGTGCCCAAGCTGATGAAGCTTGCTCGAAAACATGATTTGAAAATCATCACGATTCGCGATCTGATCGAATATCGGCGTCGCACCGAAAAACTGGTCGAGCGCAAGGCCACAGCCAAGCTGCCCACCAAATACGGCAATTTCATCCTCCATTTATATAAAAGTTCAGTGGATGAGCACCATCATCTGGCGTTAGTCAAAGGCGATGTGGCGACTGATGAACCAGTGATCGTGCGAGTTCATTCGCAATGCCTTACTGGCGATATTTTCGGCTCACTGCGCTGCGATTGTGGAGAGCAATTGGAAAAGGCGATGAGGATCATCGAACAGGAAGGCCGTGGTGTCCTGCTTTACATGCGCCAAGAAGGACGAGGGATTGGTCTGGCCAATAAAGTGATGGCCTATCAGTTGCAGGATAACGGCAGGGATACAGTGGAAGCCAACGAGGAGTTAGGTTTTAAAGCGGACTTGAGAGATTATGGGATTGGTGCCCAAATTTTAGCAGATCTTGGGATCAAACGGATCAGGCTTTTGACCAATAATCCCAAAAAAATCGTCGGTCTGAAAGGTTACGGTCTGGAGGTGGTGGAACGGATCCCCATCGAAATCAAGCCAAATGAAGTCAATGCGCGCTATTTGCAAACCAAGCGGGATAAATTGGGTCACTTAATTTTGAACGGGCCAGTGGTGGAGAAATAA